A single Saccopteryx bilineata isolate mSacBil1 chromosome 9, mSacBil1_pri_phased_curated, whole genome shotgun sequence DNA region contains:
- the TFAM gene encoding transcription factor A, mitochondrial, giving the protein MALLRGLWGVLSGLGKSGADLCAGCGTRLRSPFSFVYIPRWFSSALSSYPKKPMSSYVRFSKEKLPIFKAQNPDARNSELIKKIAELWRTLPDSEKKIYEDAYKADWQAYKEEINRIQEQLTPTQRVSLEKELIQKRSKKKSIMKKRELTLLGKPKRPRSAYNIYVAERFQEAKDGTVQLKLKSVNESWKNLSNSQKQVYIQLAEDDKNRYYNEIESWEEQMVEVGRNDLLRRKVKPQAKSTDE; this is encoded by the exons ATGGCGCTTCTTCGGGGCCTGTGGGGCGTGCTGAGTGGCCTGGGAAAGTCCGGAGCGGATCTCTGCGCGGGCTGTGGGACTCGACTGCGCTCTCCCTTCAG ttttgTATATATACCGAGATGGTTTTCATCAGCTTTGAGTAGTTATCCAAAGAAGCCTATGTCTTCATACGTTCGATTTTCTAAGGAAAAGCTACCCATATTTAAAGCGCAGAACCCAG ATGCGAGAAATtcagaattaattaaaaagatcGCGGAACTATGGAGGACCCTTCCTGATTCAGAGAAAAAA atatatgaAGATGCTTACAAGGCAGACTGGCAGGCATACAAAGAAGAGATAAACAGAATTCAGGAGCAGCTAACTCCAACTCAGAGGGTATCTTTGGAAAAAGAACTTATACAAAAACGTtccaaaaagaaatcaataatgaaaaagaga GAGTTGACACTGCTTGGAAAACCAAAAAGACCTCGCTCAGCATATAATATTTATGTAGCTGAACGCTTCCAAGAAGCTAAGGATGGTACAGTACAG TTAAAACTGAAGAGTGTAAATGAAAGCTGGAAAAATCTCTCTAATTCTCAAAAGCAA GTATATATTCAACTTGCTGAGGATGATAAAAATCgttattataatgaaattgaatCTTGGGAAGAACAAATGGTTGAAGTTGGCCGTAATGATCTTCTTCGTCGCAAAGTGAAACCCCAAGCAAAAAGCACTGATGAATAG